Proteins from a single region of Pseudodesulfovibrio portus:
- a CDS encoding CHASE2 domain-containing protein — translation MRAFRNGLAGVVIGCVAALLAVGALHFGKLEHLEGITFDLRARALARPGPATDDIRIILLDQKSLDWAKEAFGLGWPWPRQAYAPVVDFCRRAGAASLAFDVVYTEPSVYGVADDKVLSDAFTAFGKVILAADFANRDGSATTWPDHVKTPGLTARNQPPAKPAKVATFPIPDLASGAAGVGNVSANPDPDTVYRRIPLLVRFDDALVPALPLAAKLAAHPEPLAFGPGSLAVGKVIIPVSRQGEAILNYRNTGAYRTYSAAAVMESGLRLADGKASHLALSDFRGKHVFFGFSATGLYDLRPTPMGGVSPGVLINATALDNLLSGDFMRPLPFELDAATTILFAVLAGLSVTVIRNLWFTIGASGLALVGPVLFAMVAYRMNIWSGLAVQLTGSLTALFLAGAYKYATEGRRKQFIKSAFRHYLSPQVIDQLLKDPDRLTLGGERRELTIFFSDLEGFTSISEVLSPEELTSVLNDYLTAMTDIIQETGGTVDKYEGDAIIAFWNAPVDQPDHGLRGVTAALRCQEKLAEMRPALKERTGKEFRMRIGLNTGPAVVGNLGSHTRFDYTMLGDSVNLAARLESINKQFGTYIMLSQTTLDQLDNAVPVRELSRLRVVGKSEAVTVFEPLTKADLLLRQDILPHFAKGLELFYAGDFTKAIAYFAVVADTDPASAAYVAKCKELQAIKPANWDGVWTMTRK, via the coding sequence ATGCGAGCATTCCGCAACGGGTTGGCAGGGGTCGTGATCGGCTGCGTGGCCGCGCTCCTGGCCGTGGGAGCCCTCCACTTCGGCAAGCTCGAACACCTTGAGGGCATCACTTTCGACCTGCGCGCCCGCGCCCTGGCCCGACCCGGCCCGGCCACGGACGACATCCGCATCATCCTGCTGGACCAGAAATCCCTGGACTGGGCCAAGGAGGCCTTCGGGCTCGGCTGGCCATGGCCCCGTCAGGCCTACGCGCCGGTGGTGGACTTCTGCCGCCGGGCCGGTGCCGCCTCCCTGGCCTTCGACGTGGTCTACACCGAACCCTCCGTCTACGGCGTGGCCGACGACAAGGTCCTGAGCGACGCCTTCACGGCCTTCGGCAAAGTGATCCTGGCCGCTGATTTCGCCAACCGCGACGGCTCGGCCACCACCTGGCCCGACCATGTGAAAACCCCCGGCCTGACGGCCAGGAACCAGCCTCCGGCCAAACCGGCCAAGGTGGCCACCTTTCCCATCCCGGACCTGGCATCGGGCGCGGCAGGAGTGGGCAATGTGTCCGCCAACCCCGACCCGGACACCGTGTACCGGCGCATCCCGCTCCTGGTCCGGTTCGACGACGCCCTGGTCCCGGCCCTGCCCCTGGCGGCCAAGCTCGCGGCCCACCCCGAACCCCTCGCCTTCGGACCCGGCAGCCTGGCCGTGGGCAAGGTAATCATCCCGGTATCGCGCCAGGGAGAGGCCATCCTCAACTACCGCAATACCGGTGCGTACAGGACCTACAGCGCCGCCGCCGTCATGGAAAGCGGACTGCGGCTGGCCGACGGCAAGGCCTCCCACTTGGCCCTGTCCGACTTCCGGGGCAAGCACGTCTTCTTCGGTTTTTCGGCCACAGGGCTCTACGACCTGCGGCCCACGCCCATGGGCGGGGTCTCCCCCGGGGTGCTGATCAACGCAACTGCCCTGGACAACCTGCTGTCAGGCGACTTCATGCGCCCCCTGCCCTTCGAGCTCGACGCGGCCACGACCATCCTCTTCGCCGTGCTGGCGGGGTTGAGCGTGACCGTCATCCGCAACCTGTGGTTCACCATCGGCGCGTCCGGCCTGGCCCTGGTGGGCCCGGTCCTGTTCGCCATGGTCGCCTATCGCATGAACATCTGGTCCGGCCTGGCCGTGCAGCTCACCGGCTCCCTGACCGCCCTGTTCCTGGCCGGGGCATACAAATACGCCACCGAGGGCCGCCGGAAACAGTTCATCAAGTCCGCCTTCCGGCACTATCTCAGCCCCCAGGTCATCGACCAGCTGCTCAAGGACCCCGACCGCCTCACCCTGGGCGGGGAACGGCGGGAGCTGACCATCTTCTTCTCCGACCTGGAAGGGTTCACCTCCATCTCCGAGGTGCTGTCCCCCGAGGAACTGACCTCCGTGCTCAACGACTACCTGACCGCCATGACGGACATCATCCAGGAGACCGGCGGCACGGTGGACAAATACGAGGGCGACGCCATCATCGCCTTCTGGAACGCGCCGGTGGACCAGCCGGATCACGGGTTGCGCGGCGTGACGGCCGCCCTGCGCTGTCAGGAGAAGCTGGCCGAGATGCGCCCTGCCCTGAAGGAACGGACCGGCAAGGAGTTCCGCATGCGCATCGGCCTGAACACCGGCCCGGCCGTGGTCGGCAATCTCGGCTCCCACACCCGCTTCGACTACACCATGCTCGGGGACTCGGTGAACCTGGCCGCCCGCCTGGAATCCATCAACAAGCAGTTCGGCACCTACATCATGCTCTCGCAGACCACCCTGGACCAACTGGACAACGCCGTCCCGGTCCGGGAACTCTCCCGCCTCCGCGTGGTCGGCAAATCCGAAGCCGTGACCGTGTTCGAGCCCCTGACCAAGGCCGACCTCCTGCTCCGGCAGGACATCCTGCCGCACTTCGCCAAGGGACTCGAACTCTTCTATGCGGGCGATTTCACCAAGGCCATCGCCTACTTCGCGGTGGTCGCCGACACGGACCCCGCCTCAGCCGCCTATGTTGCCAAGTGCAAGGAATTACAGGCTATAAAACCGGCCAATTGGGACGGAGTCTGGACCATGACCCGGAAATGA
- a CDS encoding helix-turn-helix domain-containing protein, with protein sequence MSDAPQLLTIQETACLLRVHRATISRLIGAGALPCIAVGSRRLVLEADLLTFIEN encoded by the coding sequence ATGTCCGATGCACCGCAGCTTTTGACCATCCAGGAAACCGCCTGCCTTTTGCGGGTACACCGCGCGACCATTTCCCGCCTGATCGGGGCTGGCGCGTTACCGTGTATCGCGGTAGGATCACGTCGGCTGGTCCTGGAAGCGGACCTGCTGACGTTCATTGAAAACTGA
- a CDS encoding SH3 domain-containing protein, which produces MKRFPTATAGLTLLLAATAAVALAAQMMSVQVRSGQLRDKPAFLSKVVCSLAYGDRVALSDEKGDWRKVAPAKGGAPGWMHVSALSEQVIILNPTDKDVEAAASSDELALAGKGFNKQVEDQYRSQSRLDYSKVDEMEKIVVPPNLIRDFLQKGGLGGGQ; this is translated from the coding sequence ATGAAAAGATTTCCGACAGCGACAGCCGGGCTGACCTTGCTGCTCGCCGCCACGGCGGCAGTAGCCCTGGCCGCGCAAATGATGAGCGTCCAGGTCCGGTCGGGCCAGCTGCGGGACAAGCCCGCGTTCCTGAGCAAGGTGGTCTGCAGCCTGGCCTACGGCGACCGGGTCGCCCTTTCCGACGAAAAGGGCGACTGGCGCAAGGTAGCTCCGGCCAAGGGCGGCGCGCCGGGGTGGATGCACGTCTCGGCCCTGTCCGAACAGGTGATCATCCTCAATCCGACGGACAAGGACGTGGAGGCCGCAGCCAGCTCCGACGAGCTCGCCCTGGCGGGCAAGGGGTTCAACAAACAGGTCGAGGACCAGTACCGGTCCCAGTCCCGCCTGGACTATTCCAAGGTCGACGAGATGGAGAAGATAGTTGTCCCGCCCAACCTCATCCGGGACTTCCTGCAAAAGGGCGGCCTGGGAGGTGGACAATGA
- a CDS encoding site-specific integrase has protein sequence MATVTIATRSLKKGKAYVIHYKDPNTGKKEYHKTYRRKDLAQEEVNRVRTLIDSGRLPTKETRQPKQQALPTFGQAALLCQTEWDRKLGEGKIGATSHEGYGYLLAPILDKWKHTLLHDLDEDTIRDYRIDIAEKTKAKLVAKGEEGKNCNVLANRRLFVIKQVFAMAAKQGLVDKDIARDIPYLSEKDSERKNAQKPLEIEKLLEVARQRRAKHYLPLAILLAVEHGCSTQEVLSLRRSDVDLAENHITFHRTKNGVTRTHRIMPRTREALAARLEHVTRYREKRGVKVKGDYVIGNMDGTPFKSIRTAWEGLCKDHDFDDLHFHDHRHTYCTNALKAGCTLKETNVMIGHKTLRMTDRYSHLEGVLEDGPQDRLATRYAMTGTENGPSEAADT, from the coding sequence ATGGCTACCGTTACTATCGCGACCCGTTCGCTGAAAAAAGGAAAAGCGTACGTCATCCACTATAAGGACCCGAATACGGGCAAAAAGGAATACCACAAGACGTACAGGCGGAAAGACCTGGCTCAGGAAGAAGTCAATCGGGTACGCACCCTGATTGATAGCGGCAGATTACCGACCAAGGAAACCCGGCAGCCCAAGCAGCAAGCCCTGCCCACCTTTGGGCAGGCTGCCCTGCTGTGCCAAACAGAATGGGACCGTAAGCTGGGGGAAGGCAAAATCGGAGCCACAAGCCATGAAGGGTATGGCTACCTGCTTGCTCCGATTCTGGATAAGTGGAAGCACACCCTGCTCCATGACCTCGACGAAGACACTATTCGGGACTACCGAATCGACATCGCCGAAAAGACCAAGGCGAAGCTGGTGGCCAAGGGCGAAGAAGGCAAGAACTGTAACGTGCTGGCCAACCGTCGCTTGTTCGTCATCAAGCAGGTGTTCGCCATGGCTGCGAAGCAAGGCTTGGTTGACAAGGACATTGCGCGGGACATCCCCTACCTGTCGGAAAAGGACAGTGAACGGAAGAACGCCCAGAAGCCGCTTGAGATCGAGAAGCTCCTTGAGGTGGCCCGCCAGCGCAGGGCGAAACATTACCTGCCCCTGGCGATCCTGCTGGCGGTCGAACACGGATGCAGCACCCAGGAAGTCCTCAGCCTTCGGAGGTCCGATGTGGACCTTGCGGAAAACCACATCACGTTCCACCGGACAAAAAACGGGGTGACCCGAACCCACCGGATCATGCCCCGTACCCGTGAAGCTCTCGCGGCCCGGTTGGAGCATGTGACCCGGTATCGGGAAAAACGCGGCGTGAAAGTCAAGGGGGATTACGTGATCGGCAACATGGATGGCACCCCGTTCAAGTCGATCCGAACCGCCTGGGAAGGATTGTGCAAGGACCACGACTTCGACGACCTGCACTTCCATGACCACCGCCACACTTACTGTACCAACGCGCTGAAAGCGGGTTGCACGCTCAAGGAGACCAACGTCATGATCGGCCACAAGACCTTGCGCATGACGGACCGCTACAGCCACCTTGAAGGGGTGCTGGAAGACGGCCCGCAGGACCGTCTGGCCACCCGCTACGCCATGACCGGCACCGAAAACGGTCCGTCGGAAGCGGCGGACACATAG
- a CDS encoding DEAD/DEAH box helicase: MSSQHSESRGFTLLHPSIQRWIWKQGWTSLRDIQEQAIGSILDCNRDVIISASTAGGKTEAAFLPAISDVLRAEPEGVGILGIIPLKALINDQFQRMEGVTRNTDVPVFAWHGDISTSRKGKALSTPSSILLITPESLEALFVRRHAELRKAFRSLRRIVVDELHAFIGTERGMQLQSLMHRVEMAAGRKIPRIGLSATLGDMSMASDFLRHDGSLPCDIIESKTGGRELKVQVRGYVETKSNGPDHNEQSVWQAIGSHLFTTLRGSNNLAFANSRQNVELLSDMLRRTSEATRVPNEFFPHHGSLSKEIREETEERLKKHSLPTSVVCTNTLELGIDIGSVKSVAQIGPPPSVASLCQRIGRSGRKEGDPAILRAYVREAEWDAELPLFHKLRLRTVQVVAMIQLLAQGWNEPPLPNRLHLSTFIQQLLSSISQHGGMNPAAAWSALCGTGPFAHIDTDVFKHLLTVLGAKDILLQAGDGTLLLGEKGERIVEHYTFYAAFTSPEEVSIVTEGKTLGTLTTVYPIVPDSFLIFAGRRWIIKSYDEERKQVLVSPATGGELPKFDGSGGSFVHDRVREEMRNCLETTALPPFLDKQGQELLAQARKTYAEVGLKHKGVLTKGTDTTFVVWKGDRICFTIFLMLLKSRLSVDYVGPVFTAHKVSPADFNEAIGTILKSPPPDPMVLIHTLKGKEKEKFDYLLDDGLLDAACSVGILDVEGAINALSHLRD, encoded by the coding sequence ATGAGCTCACAACATTCAGAATCTAGGGGCTTCACACTCCTTCACCCGTCCATTCAACGATGGATATGGAAGCAGGGGTGGACCAGCCTTCGGGATATCCAGGAACAGGCGATAGGTTCCATTCTCGATTGCAATCGGGATGTCATCATTTCCGCCTCGACAGCAGGAGGAAAAACCGAGGCGGCGTTTCTTCCTGCAATAAGCGATGTCTTGCGAGCAGAGCCCGAGGGAGTCGGCATACTCGGCATCATCCCCCTCAAGGCGCTGATCAACGATCAGTTCCAGCGGATGGAAGGCGTCACCCGCAATACGGATGTGCCGGTCTTTGCCTGGCACGGCGACATTTCCACATCCAGAAAAGGCAAGGCCCTGAGCACTCCGTCAAGTATCCTGCTCATTACTCCCGAATCACTTGAGGCTTTATTCGTCAGACGTCATGCGGAACTGCGGAAGGCCTTTCGCTCACTGAGAAGAATCGTGGTGGACGAACTGCACGCGTTCATAGGGACCGAGCGGGGAATGCAGTTGCAAAGCCTCATGCATCGGGTAGAGATGGCGGCAGGGAGAAAGATTCCCCGCATCGGGCTGAGCGCGACCTTGGGCGACATGTCCATGGCCTCGGATTTCCTGCGCCATGACGGCTCCCTGCCTTGCGACATTATCGAATCGAAAACAGGTGGAAGGGAACTGAAGGTTCAAGTCCGAGGATATGTTGAGACCAAATCCAATGGTCCGGATCATAACGAGCAAAGCGTATGGCAGGCGATCGGCAGCCACCTGTTCACAACGCTCAGGGGCAGCAACAACCTTGCTTTCGCCAATAGCCGGCAAAACGTCGAACTCTTGTCTGATATGCTCCGCAGAACCAGTGAAGCGACACGGGTACCAAATGAATTTTTCCCGCACCATGGCAGCCTCTCAAAGGAAATCCGGGAGGAAACGGAAGAACGCCTAAAAAAGCATAGCCTCCCCACATCGGTCGTTTGCACGAACACCTTGGAGCTTGGAATAGACATCGGGAGCGTGAAAAGCGTTGCCCAGATAGGCCCTCCCCCTTCGGTCGCAAGCCTTTGCCAACGCATCGGGCGTTCCGGGAGAAAGGAAGGCGATCCGGCGATACTCCGCGCCTACGTCAGGGAAGCCGAGTGGGATGCCGAATTACCGCTCTTCCACAAGCTCCGACTGCGAACAGTCCAGGTGGTCGCCATGATCCAACTCCTGGCACAGGGCTGGAACGAGCCGCCGCTCCCGAACCGGCTACATCTTTCAACGTTCATCCAGCAACTTCTGTCTTCGATATCCCAGCATGGAGGAATGAACCCCGCAGCCGCATGGAGCGCGCTATGCGGGACCGGGCCCTTCGCCCATATAGACACCGACGTTTTCAAGCACCTGCTGACCGTACTCGGAGCGAAGGACATTCTGCTACAAGCCGGGGACGGGACATTGCTTCTAGGCGAGAAAGGTGAACGCATCGTCGAGCATTACACTTTTTACGCCGCCTTCACCTCCCCGGAGGAGGTAAGCATAGTTACCGAAGGAAAGACGCTGGGTACCTTGACCACGGTATACCCGATCGTTCCCGATTCATTTTTGATATTTGCCGGGCGGCGCTGGATCATCAAGTCGTATGATGAAGAGAGAAAACAGGTGCTGGTGTCCCCCGCGACAGGAGGCGAACTCCCTAAATTCGACGGTAGCGGCGGATCGTTCGTGCATGACCGGGTGCGCGAGGAGATGCGGAATTGTCTCGAAACAACAGCACTCCCTCCTTTTTTGGACAAACAAGGACAGGAGCTGCTGGCACAAGCAAGGAAGACATACGCGGAAGTTGGCCTGAAGCACAAAGGCGTGTTGACCAAGGGTACCGATACGACTTTTGTAGTCTGGAAAGGAGATCGAATCTGCTTCACGATCTTCCTTATGTTGCTCAAGTCGCGGCTTTCGGTCGATTATGTAGGTCCGGTATTCACGGCCCATAAGGTATCGCCAGCAGACTTCAATGAAGCTATCGGCACTATCCTGAAAAGCCCTCCCCCAGACCCCATGGTCTTGATCCATACCCTGAAAGGGAAAGAAAAAGAAAAATTCGACTATCTTCTTGATGATGGTCTGCTCGATGCAGCTTGTAGCGTTGGCATTTTAGATGTTGAAGGGGCCATCAACGCTCTATCCCATTTACGCGACTAA
- a CDS encoding M48 family metalloprotease, with translation MNRRQFIKAASILTPALIGSTATLSLASFLDDLTDVVPDEVTSVFKSGKKIVSGFDDITPEQEHYLGRSVAAVILSRYPYSQHRSAQKYVNLLGQSLAQVSDRPETFGGYHFLVLDSDEINALSAPGGFIFVTKGLIRCCRTEDAMAAILAHEIGHVQRQHGLQAIQESRITDGVTTLAIVGTSTMAGGTLGELTQTFDDSIKDITTTMIDSGYSRSFENEADADSVTIMQRIGYDPNAVIDMLKEMQVRLKPDGKGFAKTHPSPGDRIKTVQKILGGYKQPAESNARAARLASMTKGL, from the coding sequence ATGAATCGCAGGCAATTCATCAAAGCCGCGTCCATCCTGACGCCGGCCCTGATCGGCTCCACCGCCACCCTGTCCCTCGCCTCATTCCTGGACGACCTGACCGACGTGGTGCCCGACGAGGTGACCTCGGTCTTCAAGAGCGGCAAGAAGATCGTCTCCGGCTTCGACGACATCACCCCCGAGCAGGAGCATTACCTCGGCCGCTCCGTGGCCGCCGTGATCCTGTCCCGGTATCCCTATTCCCAGCACCGCTCCGCACAGAAATACGTCAACCTCCTGGGGCAGTCCCTGGCCCAGGTGTCCGACCGTCCCGAGACCTTCGGCGGGTATCATTTCCTGGTGCTGGACTCCGACGAGATCAACGCCCTGTCCGCACCCGGCGGATTCATCTTCGTGACCAAGGGGCTTATCCGCTGCTGCAGGACCGAAGACGCCATGGCCGCCATCCTGGCCCATGAGATCGGGCATGTGCAGCGCCAACACGGGTTGCAGGCCATCCAGGAGTCACGCATCACCGACGGCGTGACCACCCTGGCCATCGTGGGCACCTCCACCATGGCCGGCGGCACGCTGGGCGAGCTGACCCAGACCTTCGACGACTCCATCAAGGACATCACCACGACCATGATCGACAGCGGCTACTCCCGCTCCTTCGAAAACGAGGCCGACGCCGACAGCGTGACCATCATGCAGCGCATCGGATACGACCCCAACGCCGTCATCGACATGCTCAAGGAGATGCAGGTGCGTCTCAAGCCCGACGGCAAGGGGTTTGCCAAGACCCATCCCAGCCCCGGGGACCGCATCAAGACGGTGCAGAAAATTCTCGGCGGCTACAAACAGCCCGCAGAGTCCAATGCCCGCGCCGCACGGCTGGCGAGCATGACCAAGGGTCTGTAG
- a CDS encoding GNAT family N-acetyltransferase: MGITYRDTRDIDRDVLQDLFLALEWDSGNHPDRLARAMAASASVFTAWDGERLIGLVSVLSDGFMAAYIHYVLVRPEYQGQGIGQRLLSMVDRTYGDVLTKVLVSNGTAVGFYERCGFRPAPDKTPMFLTSLAV; this comes from the coding sequence ATGGGAATCACTTATCGCGACACCAGGGACATTGACCGGGATGTATTGCAGGACCTGTTCCTGGCTCTTGAATGGGACTCCGGAAACCATCCGGACAGGCTGGCCAGGGCCATGGCGGCCTCGGCTTCGGTGTTCACGGCCTGGGACGGGGAGCGGCTCATCGGGCTGGTCAGCGTCCTCTCGGACGGGTTCATGGCCGCATATATACATTATGTATTGGTCAGGCCCGAATACCAGGGGCAAGGCATCGGGCAACGCCTCCTGTCCATGGTCGACCGAACATATGGCGACGTGCTGACCAAGGTCCTGGTCTCCAACGGGACCGCAGTGGGTTTCTACGAACGGTGCGGCTTCCGCCCGGCCCCTGACAAGACGCCCATGTTTTTGACCTCGCTTGCAGTTTGA